The genomic DNA ACGTGGTGGAAAGAGTCACTGGACAGAACTGTAAACTACGTCTGGAGAGCTTGGTCTTCGGTAATGatgacacagacacgcacacacctgTACGAGCGTTAGCACAGACACATAAATACGCTCACTCGCGCACTGATCAAAAAGGGGTAAACGTGAACAGACGATCACATACACTGGCATGTGCTGACACGGATATACACAGGAcatgacattcaaaaacagaaaaaacaaaagaagagccAGTGGAAATGCTCATGACAGGGATGAACTAGACACCGTCTTCTGTTCTGAACAAGATGGTTGCAAAACGGCTGGAACGGGTGCGGTTCACTCACAGAAGcagcacagagggagagagagtgaggggTGGTCTcttaaaaatgtcacaaaactgAACCATCACAgcaccacaacaacagcaggcACAATTTAGAAACGCACAAACATGATCTGCTACCTACAGTTGGACCGTGTTAGCCAGACTCTTGACAAATTATTGCCATCATACTTGTTGTtatacctgtgtgtgtttgtgcacacaCTGGGCTTTTAGATGTTTTTGAATCTTGCTGAGACatgcagctgaaaaagctgCGGTATAGTAAAAAAATCATAGTGCAAACTCATTCCAGCAGGACTGAGAATGTAAATGGAAACAATGCAGGTCAGGGTTATGGTAATGAAACCTGTTTGAGTAAAGCTGAAAATGATCTTTTTCCAGCATTGCCTCGGTAACCCTTTATTAATCGCTGTGACATACTGGCCTTGAGATGATGCAAATTTCTCCTGTGGGCTGCTCAGATGTTAGGATTTCACGTGCTGCTGGTTACTTATTGGAGATTTTAACATTGTCTATCTGAATACTAAGTGGATTTCTCTTTTATCTATGAACACAACCAGTGCAGAGGCAGTCtaaaattagaatatacagtatatatacacacgcacATTAACATCCTTATGCTGTACATCAGCTTAAAGATTTATATATTCCTCTGTATGTACACATTTATATGGAAAGgggagaaaaataaatgtttttttagcaTTTGATCTGGTAAACATTGCTGTAAATCCTTTAGTGTGGTCATGACTGGTGCAATGTGTTTTAACTAAATAGATTAATATTTAggtaaaagaaacagaaagaggcGAAAAAGCACTTCTGGGTAACACTAAGAAGGCAAAACCAAGCTACAATAAAGCCTAAAAGATGGATGCTCAGCAGCTAAGTGGCATGGGAGATGAGGATAATTACCTTTATGTCTATACAACAATcagacatacacacaaatacaatcaagtaaattaaaatgtttcagtttCCACAAACACTCTTTCTGGTCatcaaaacaattaaaaaaaataaaaaataataataatattaataagcAGTCTAGCAATCTAATTTTGTGATCAAAGGTAGTATGGCACCCTGGAAGGgacaaacaagtttaaaaaaatgcacaagaataatagtGCTATCAAAAAGTTTCCAGTCGCAGGCATGCGACTACTCAACTCATTCTCAAGACAATAAATAACATCCAGTCGGTCAAGTTTTCCCCTCACAGTTCTTGACAATTTCTAATTTGAAAATCCAACCAGTGGAGTTTCTACAGACATCCCAGtccccagtcacacaggcctagagactggtTGGAGACCACCTGGAGACCATCTTGAGACCACCTGGAGACATGAATATGCCAGCAAACTGCCAGCAAGTAGTTGGTGGCAGATGCAGGAGGTTGTCTTTAGTTTGCACAGAAGACACCAGCTTATCTGCAAACACTCGCCAACTACTTACTGAGCAGCTATGAAAttgtcttcaaagtaaaagctgcaccTTTTGAGACATGTTGGCTTCAGCAATTAGGCACAACTTTTATTTGAAGGTGAACTTTGCAACCAATTTCACCAGGCAAGTGCCATCAATTTCCAGCAACCACTCGCCAACTGATCGGGGATTGCATATCATTCCCAATAGGCCGCTGGCTGCCAGGGGTCCCTAACCAGTCTCTAGGGATGAGTAACTGATGCAGTAGAAGTGAGTGAAATACGTTTGTTTTCCTGCTCAATATAGACACTGGTGAGCTTGTTTTTGTTGCAATCAGAGGCTAAAATAAAATCTCAGACAGCTAAGAGGTGTTCTTTAGTTACAGCTGAGTTTGTCCCACGTGCACTGTGGCTGTTTGATTCCACGGTCAAGACGATTTTACAGTGAGGATCGGTTGCCCTTTCAAATCTTTTCTCTGTCCTTGAAGGCTCTACTGTACGCTTACGTTGCTGAAGACTTTGTGGTTTAGTAAACACATAGGTCAGGAAACTTCATCTCGTAAATGGGTACAGATCGACTCTGGCTTTGGCCGTAACCTGATGAAATGGTTCCAGATGGGCTGGGAGGGGGTCTgaacagaaagaggaagaaaataaagctgttagttccaaaacataaaaatgcagGTATTCTCCTGTTAGTCAGAATGACTGCCATCCATATTATTATTGACTACTCCCATCCCAAAGCTCTGTCCCTTACCTGATTGTGATCTCAAAGATTTGATTTAGTTTGCTCTGCAGTTGTGTGGCCTATAAGGGACAGAAGACATCAAAAACAATACATTTAAgaccttctttaaaaaaaaaaactaaaaaacaccccacacacacacacacacacacataagcagttttttttttatttttcaacagggtAGGGGGTCTATACCCTGGCACCACAGTGGGCAGCTATCTCCTCAAAGGGGGCCTTCTGGAACTTCTCCACTACTTGTCTCCTCCGCTCCCTCTCCTGCTCCTCCATACCCACACTGTCCACTAGAGGGAGACAAAAAGCAATATAATGTAGCGTGTGCCTCAAAGTGAAAACATCAAGACAAAGTTCACGGACACTTTATACAAAAGTAGTTTGTATTTGTTCCCTGCTGTCATGCTTTGGTAAATTACGTCAACATTTAGAACATCAATCCATCATTGTAAACTAATAAAAAGGGCTTTGCAAATGAAGAGAGTGGATTTACCAATGGCATTTTTCAGGGTTTCAAATGTGATCTCCTCTGCTGGAGTCCTCTGCAGACCAGAACAAGAATCTATGTTAAATATCTTTGTACAGGGTACATTTGAGGGTACAGGGTACAAGGTtgtgaagtcttttttttcacCTCTTCCTTCTCTGGGCTATTTCGGGACTCAACCTCCACCTGAAGTGAGATGGTCTCACCGATGCTCTTTCTCTTGGACAGACGGTCCTCATCTGGAAGCAGAGTGCAGAAAATTTATTGAGTTTTTTCAATAACTTTTTTCACCACATGTTCATATGCCTCTGCAAACCGCCTGAGTCATGCTGTCCATACTCTGCACAGTGTTAATACAGCTTCAAGGTGGGTACAAAGGATTGATGGCACCAACTCAGACCATCTGACCAAATATGAAATATGGTAACAATCTCCCCTTTTCTTAAATAATAGAAGAGTATTATATTATAGTAAGGCTGACCTTTAGAATAAAAAATGTCACTTTTCCTACAAGACATCTTTGTGAATGTTTCTAATAATTGTTATATGAATTCATGAGTTATGGCTAAAAACCTATTTTTGTGAGGTCACAGTGATCCTCAGGAACCACCAGAATGTATTGGGTCCATCTTCAACTCCAAGCGGATAACTTTGACAACCAAATTTTAAAGCAATTTTCTCAAGAATAGAAGGGATGAATAAATGGAAAGATAATTCATCatcaacctgaaaacaaaatgcTCACAatctcagctgctgctggcacagtgacatgaaaaaaagaggaaatataaacaaaaaaacccccagagAAATTAAGACCTTTGCATCCGAACGACTAGTTTTAGACTCCTTACCAGTATACTGAGGGACATAAGGTGTGGCGAGTCTCTCTGTATTATAACCACTTCCTCCAAGGCTCTCTGTGATCTTTGACTGGAGGAACAAAACACTTCCTTCTACTTTGTCCAGTGAAGAATGCAATctaggaagaaaaataaactgcattCAAAAGCAGGAATTTAAAATTATTACTGTGTATCTGAATATCAAATTAAACACTTGTGGGTTGCAGCTGGTACATACTTTGGACTGTCAACAAAGACGGCCTCGGGCAAAAGGTAAGgactctctttctgtctcaccTCAATTACCTGAAAGGCAGAGAGTCAGGGGATAAACAAACAGTTACAGTAGCATTAAAACACAGACACGCAAAGAGGCTCAGACACACACCTCGTGAATGTGCTGGCAGAAGGCTGGGACGGTGGTGAGCTGGCAAATGAGGTTGAGGTAGGCGGCGACAAGGGCATGAACAGCACAGCGGTTATAAACAGGCAGAGCCTCGTCGGTGGACAGAGCCAGATCCTGGAAAGGAAACAGAGACACCGCACTGTGAAACACCCTACCTCAGAAGGATTTGTTCTCATCTTGTAATGTTTGGtcgttttatttgtttttgattttaaacCATCAGCTATGACACTGTCCCAGTGTTACAGCTGATGGTCAGTGTCATTTGTGAAATGATACATGTGAAACTGACGCTTTCTAAGCTGCGATTAGGATATTTTTCATCTTGTAGTTCAAATGTAGTAGATAAATGCAGCTCGGGGAATAAACAGGCTACTTAAAACTCTACATTTATACCTGCAAGGCAAGTGCGAGGCGAATCAGGTCCACCACCACCTCTTCATTGGCCAGCTCTACACTGAGAAGACCTAACAGGGCAAAGAGGGTCTCGTAGTGCTCCCGGCCACTGCTCTCCTCCTTGCAGCCCAGGTAGATGTGGCGATATAGCTGCTGGGCATGCTGTGAATGGATGAAGCGCAGGGTAAATGGAACTCGAAATGTCTAGTGCAGATACATTGGTGTAAAGATTTATTgtcaaaattattttaaaataaatatttaatgtttATGTGAATTTACATAATTCACAGGGATGTTGTTCAGCAGGCGGAACAGGTTGTCaactaaataaatttaaaaaattacctTCTTCATGAATAAATTGTCCTGCCTGGAGCACTTGTCAACTTTGAGCTTCAGCACAGAGATGTCCGAGATGCTGCTACACAGAAAGAAGACCAAAGAGACACAAACTGTAACTGAAGTATGGGTTTATAAGGGAAGTATAAAAACACTTCAGCCCTTCAATCTTCCTGCAAAAACAATCACACACCTCATATTGGCAAACTTGGGCCTGTTTTCATGCCTGTCAATGAGACTGAGGAGGATTTGCAGCACCAACAGACGGACTTCTGGATCCTCGGTTAGAGAGAAGGACAGCAGGGGCTCCAAGAAAGAGCTGGGCAGCGCTGTCAGCATGTTGGTAGTCTGGAAACCTGCAGTTACCTACGAGGGGGATGATCAAATCCCACACATAGTTTACAAAACTGAACATGCACTGGAACATCAAGGTAACTGCAGTGTGGTTATAATTTCCCAAGTTAGCAATAACTTGAGAGACTCTTATGCTGCGACAGTGTCGCAAACTATCTTAGTTTAAGTGACACTTCTGAGACTTTCATTAGCAAAGATCAAGAACTTGCCCATAAAGCCTAACAAGGCCACTGATTTTACAATCATGCGGTTTGATAGGAATACGCATTTCGTGTCAGTCTTTATAAATTCATGAAGATCCACAAGTTTCTTAAAAATTAAATCATTGAGAAATGATAACTTACCTGGACCAAGGACTTGAGTAACATAACCTGAATCATCCTGGTACCCTCAGGCCTGGAATTacaaacagcaaataaagaCTGTGCCCTTAAGTTTACCAACATACAGGTGAATACTGTTTGAGTCAACTTACCCAGAGTCCGAGGAGGGCAAAGTAAGGTGAATTCCAGGAACAGGGATCTTTCCCATAATGAAGAGCATGACCTCTGATCTCTGGTAAGTTGGTAGAGTGTTGGCAAATGAACCTGAAAGGGACAGAACCAGACAGTTTGtaccaaatgaaataaaatgttcaacaaaagaaaaaagaaaagaaaaaaaatctatattagTAATTAGGAATCCTCCAAGGGACTCATTTACTATTTGtttaaacaggagaaaaagaaCAAGACTAGTGGAGTAGCCTGGATATAGGAAAACACTCAGAAGAGATCAAAGTGAGTTTAATTAAATAGGCGACATTAAACACTGCCTACACAAATATTACGTAGGTAATTTAAACACCATTTGAAACTGTTAGTCACTCCAATAATTGAGAAGCACTCTACATGTCACTGAAACGGGTAGCCAACCAGAACAATCCATGCACACAATATCAGATTATTTGAAACTCAGTGAGCATGCATCAACCAGCATGCAGCCTGTTTCAGTTGCTCCTGTTTGTTCTctttactttaatttttttcttacttaTTTCTTTGTCCTTTACTTTGTACTTAAGAGTGTTCGCCTGTTTTAATAGCTTTCTTTTCAATCATGTGGATATCTTTACATACTTTTCTTAGGGATTATTAAAGTATTTTGATTGTTGATTGATTGTTTGCTAATGTCAGCAGTGCTAGGGTCAGCTTACAGATATATTTCAGGCCCCTGAAGGTTCTTATGTGTACCAGATATTTTCTACCTACCAACCAACCACCTACCAATTCTTAGCATTTATGCTCCTGTAACAACTTTTAAAAGTAttacatcatttttattttacagcagtaacATGTAGTTTATATCCAGAAACTATGCGTGATATATTATGACGCTATAAGGTTGCCTGGCAACCATGCAACCACAGGCTAAAATGagctgtgatttttttgtttttttgctttaatgCACCTACACACAACGCACTATAAAAGCATCCTATCATTTACTAACAGCAAAAACAGGCCAAACCATGCTGGAGCATGGGAACATACTAGTTGAATAATAATATAACCAACTAATATTCTGTTGCCAAATAGCATCTGCAGCAATCCACACACATATAGTCACACACATACCTAGTAATAACAATTACTACTTGCACATACATCTACTAAACACTCCCTCACTAACAAATACAAAGCACTCAGACTCACCAATGGTCCTGATTACAGCCTCCTGCAGCTGCCTCTCCTCATGAGCTTTGATGATCTTAGTGCCGATGTTGGTGCTGCCGTCATATGAGCCGGTTAGCTCGTAGTCTACACTCAGACGAAGTTGCCGCAGCAGGGTGTTGAACACCTCTAGCACTGTGGGACCTGCAAATACACAGtttatagttaaaaaaaaaacattcacatcTCTATGTGTTTATGACTTTACATGACCTTGGAGGATTGCAACTTACCTACAGAACCACTGGCTGCAATGGCAGCTGCTTCCAGCAAGACTTCCACTATCCCAGCTCGCACCGTGGCTGAATTCTTGCTGTTCGCATCCAGGTGACCGAGAAGTTGCTGGATTACCAAGTGTGAGTGCTgggactgaaagaaaaacaacaaaaaaccgaGGAAATTATTGACCTgtcttgaaaaaaagaaaaatacagaaaagaaaaaaagagtgagagagaaagtgacAGAAAACTGTTGTATTGAAGTAATACGCTTAATTAAATGGCAAACTAAAAACTGGATATTGGTGATAAAGTGCATTACTccttttgcatttttcattCAGGCCCAAAATGAACCACAGCTGTGAGCAAATAGGCTGAAGCCCAAATTGAAATCAGTGAGAACTTCATGAATATTGAAGCACATTTCTTCTTTGCACCACTAAAATGTGCAATAACCACTtgcaaagataaaaaaaaaaaacatggtggTCAAAAATTCATACAAAAGTTTTCCATATTCCATTTCAACCTAGTAATGAAGTCAGCAGAGTGTGAGACAGAGAAAAGAGGCAAGGGTAAGGCTGTGAAGGATATCATGGCAGTGTATCACTCACCTGAATGGAGTACATTATGATCTTGAAGCAACGCACTGCAAAGGTCTTTCCCTCCCATAGAGAGTGGTTATCTAAGTGCCTGTGGGGTTATGAacagaggaagagaaacaggtTGGATACACAGGATGTAATAACACAGCAGTAGGGATGATGGAGAGCAGTAAGGCATAAAGACCGCATTTAGTCCAGACAGCATACATCATGTCTGGGTTtaagaatgaatgtaaaactgaaaataGGAGTTAGTAGTGCACAGATAAATACTTACTATGACATACGGTTTGCTTTACAGTAAGtaattaaatacttaaaaacatTCTCTCAATCTGACATTGATAGAACGTGGAAAATGTGCAATTAAGCTGAGCACACGACTGCTGAGACTAAAATTGACAGATAATTTAAAACGGATTTGCTTaacaatataaatgtaaaatataagtGTGCAAGGAAAATGTGTGTAGGACATGGgaacagaaatgaagaaaaaggcATTGAGGCACTACAAAGTACCTAAAACTGGGCATTTTTAAAACCCATAATGTAGTCAACATTTACCTCTATTTGCAAGGGCCTGAAATATTCATACTGTTATATCCAATCTATTAACTTATGTACCTGCCAACTAAAAGGTCAGCCACAACTTCCAAAACACCCCTGCACAGCCCCCGCACATGGGCAAATGTGGGGACAGGAAAAGGCTAAGACAGATAAAATACTTAATTTCAGGAGGAACAACCAAGATGGATAAattcaaatacaaaaaaaaaaaaaatcagaaatgtattggtagaaaaaaaaagaaaaacttaaatAAGATCACGTCTTGcaaaaataaatgcagtaaTATAGAATTTAAATGTCCCATCTGCAAACCATGCAGTCACAATTCAAGAACAACTCCATAACCTTGCATTGACCTTGTCACAGCCCCACGTGCCCATTAGTGTAAAGATTAAGATGCGCCTGACATGCAGCGTTGTCTTCAAGTTTACTCactatgtttaaaaaacacaaaaaaacaaacaaaccacacgaCCGCATGCAGGAACACATCACAAACAGAGGCTATTTCTTATGAATACGACTGTTTGGTTGTCTCACATCAGCACGGGCGTGACGGCATTCTTGATGTTGCCATAGGCGGCTCGTCCAAGCAGCTCCCTGAAGCAGCGCTCCGTCAGCTCCACCGGgctttccttctccttctcTGATGCCTGCAGCGGAGAGGGAGAGCGGCTGGCAGGGAGCGATGAGGGTGAGGAAGCAGAAAAGGAGAGGAGTGGGGGGGGGAGCAGGGAGGAGACgagcagagagaggcagaggaagGCAAATTGGGAGGgtgcagacagagagagagagaacagagaACAGGCAAGGCACTGAAATTAACTTAATATAATGACATTTCAACAAATGCTCTATTTCTTACACAAACACAGTCTGTACGGCTGAATCTCTGCAGCTGTGCTTCTGAGCTGACTttaccctctgcagtttgtctgCAGTTTGACGCATTTACGTACTGTGTCCAAATTTGTACACGCAAACGTTTCATGTCAATCGTGTGGTCTCTCGCTCTCGTGTCCAGCCCTTTTTCATTCTCATGTATAGTTAAAAACATCCGCCATAGCTCCATCTTGGTCTTGACTAGCCTCGGGTAGTCCACCAATGATGACATTATTTATTCAAAGCCTAACTCTTTCATCTTGCCTGCTGTTTCCGTGGAGCAAATGTGAGTTCCTGCCCCATCTTTTGTATTCAAAACTAAAATacgcaaaaattaaaaaaaattaaataaagtaaaacacacTAAACTAGCAAGAGCACACAAGCTGATGTCAGTGAGGTTTTTCAGTGATATTTTCTGtcagctgcagaaaaaaaaaaatcatgctgtTTAAAGTTTCTTTATTTGTTCAGTGGTTACAAAGCATTGTGGCAGAAAAAGGTTGTTTCATCCCGCGCAATCTCTCTCAAGTAAACATCTGCTGTGAGGACAAATTTGCATCACCAGTATTTGAAAAAGCGAACTTAGCTATAGCTACCTGATCTCAGATGTGCTGTTTATGAGTCTATGTGAAAAATacctcagatgaacaacaagcttctgttttttttaggcAACTACATACATTACAAACAATCCTCATGTGTTCTTGAagtttaaacacaaaacaaagtcCAGAGAGCTTCTGTCATCTGCATCAATAAACTTTCCCAGTCCCAGCTGTCAGAAGGTTGACTAAAGCTGATCTTTACGTGATTTGAAAATCCACCATCTGTAAGGTAATTAGGCTCTGTACTGATTGCTGTGGGTAATGACAAGCTAGACCCAGTGTGAGAGGAAATGAGGATGCACAGCAGGGGGAtaacacacagagcagagagaagCTGAGAATGAAATGTGACTCCCTGTTGCAATAAATCTGTCTGTCTCCGTCTTTGAATAACTCTCCCATTTCTATCACTCTAATTTCCATTATCTATCCTTCACCAGATCTCCCAATGTTCTTTTTGCTGCCCTCCCTCTTTGCTTTCCTAACTTTCAGATCTCGGCATTGACGTCAAAGTGAATTTGAGTATGTGTAATACAACCAAGAGAGAGAAACTCCAGACTGCTGCTGGCATCCTCTAcctctgtgtttgtgagctaTAATTCTTCACCCATTGCAATATTTCTGTGCATgctttttcctcctttcacaTTCACTCCTTTTCTCTTTGGAATCTGAACCACGTGTCTTGGTTTCCTTGTTCTTGGCTGCTCTGGGTGGGTTACCAGATGTCCAAAAGGGGAAACAGAGCTGTCGGTGATGACAGTGATGATGAATGACATGGGTGATCGCTGGCTAGACAGCCAGGACAAATATGGCCTAATGTGAGACAAACAACACGAGTTGGCTATCGTGTATCTGGATTGTGTTATCCAAGGCAGGCAGGTCAACACTAGCTGCTGTTAACTCAACAAATTTCTCTCCACACGTTAAATGGTGTGTTTAAGCTCCTTTGTGAGCAACTTAGACAGAAAAGACTTTCTCCTGGTAACCCTTGCACTGTCATAAACTTCAACATTTAAGCTTTaggtttttttgcagattttctgAGCTTGGCTGAATAAATTGGTGGGAGGTCCACTGCTGGGACGATTGGCCACTGTCCtcaatgttttccacttgtgaataatctttctcactgtGGAAGGATGGACTTCAAATTGATTGGATATGGCCTTATTGATGGGTGGCAGCAATTACTTACCTAAGATCACTGCTAAAAACTTCCCCTCTCGGCCAAACGCTTCAGTCCTGCAGACTGCCAAAACCACTGCCTTTATAGAGGTTCTCAAATTCACTGATGAGCAAATAATCAAATTTATTAGCAGGAGCTAGttgctacttaccctcttaacTGTTATGGAAGCAATAAGGGTGCTTTTCACAcaatgcttctgcattttggcttaaTATGTATTAAATAAACAATAGCACACTGTAATATGTCATATATTATTGTTCATCTGAGGTTGCATATACTCAATTTTCAGAAGTGGTATGGACCAGATGATTTTTATGAAACGCTTACACTGAAGTTCACATGTCCAGTTAAGCACTATGAAAAGCCTCATCTTAGTTATTATACCACagcatgtatttttaatttctctttgatatttgggcttttacattcatcaggacccaaagaattaccagatattttttttacctaatttttgtttctaagaaaaatgagagccacatattcgtttaaaattttgatagaacaatagcagtataatgtcgtcgtaagtggatatcaggcccttgtagagcaaaattgagtattttggtctaaataacccaaaatgtgatgtccacatgtgTGGACGCCAGGTACTAGGAGGTTAATGGTTAATGTTTAATATAATACGTTACACTGAAAAGCTAATGGAGCACATCTACTCTGCTGCATATGTAATCCACATTTGCATTTTATTGTTTGCACTCACCTCTCGGTACGCTCTCCACTCTGCAGGTTGAAAAGCAGAGAGGGGACAATCTTGTCCATGTGCTGAGGGTCCCAGATATTGGCCTGCAGTTCATCATTGACTGTCTTTCTCACCACACCCTGAAGACCCTTGATACCTGCCATGCGGATCCTTACAGCAAcaatcacacacgcacacagaaacCATCTGACTGGTTACTCGGCCTATAAATAGGTAACCATATTTAGGAAATTATATTTGCACCTAGCTTTGTTGTTTGAATTgctgttttttattcttttcttttttttccatgtcaaAGCTATATTTGATTTGTCAAACGATTTTACAGTCTATTTTCAGCAATAGAAAGCAATGACttaacatttcttttctttttttttaagtgtacaaaagaaaatgtccaaaaaaggaataaaaactaaaaataaacactaCCCATGTAGACTCAGAATAGCACTTATTTAACAACTCCATCTCTACTGCAGTCGAGCGTCTCTGTTACGTACTTGGTGCGGATGTCTGGGTCCTCATAGCCTGAATGGCACATCTCACTGAAGCGGGACACGAAAAAGTCATAACTGCGGTGGTACGATGGCGTATCTTCTTCTATGTTGGCAAATTTTACAAACTAACGACAGAAGAAGGTAAGACAGGGGAAAAAGACATCCAGTTTTAATAGCATACAGATACACTTCAGCCTAAAAGATTTACAATAATATGCCCATTCCTTAAAAAGCCCAAGCCCAATAACCTGAGATCTGAGTGGTGCATATCTGCTAAATTAAAGCCAAACTAGAGCTCTCTTAACACAGgattaaaagtgaaaaacacaGGGCAGAGGGAGGCTATCCCACTGGGCAAGAAAATGTCACCAAGTAAACAGGCTGACATTTAGCTTCACACGACTCTCCAATTAATAGATTATGAAGTGAATTTCTTTAGAATCAAGCCAGATCATGATACTATGTGAATCAAGAATTACACCATAAAAAGTCAATACAGAAAATCATAATTATGCCATGCAAAGTAACACAGAAGTGTAGCGCTCACAAAGAAAATTAGCATCTAATGACGTCCTTGCTGAATCATTTCCTGTGTAGAGAATGAGTGCATGGAGTGGTTTTTGAAATTTAATGAAGTATCCTTGAAGTATCCTCGCTTCAAATTAAATGAAGCGAGCCGATAACAGTTCCTGTGAAGCCGCTCAGCTGCTGCAGCAATTTACTGCCACAGTTGATTCCTGGAAGCTGCCCAGTGTTACTGGCAGTAATGATGGGCAGCTTCCAGGTATTAATGTATCAACTATGCTGAAACTCTTCTTATTGCTTTCAGTTAGT from Maylandia zebra isolate NMK-2024a linkage group LG15, Mzebra_GT3a, whole genome shotgun sequence includes the following:
- the LOC101474540 gene encoding protein EFR3 homolog B isoform X4; protein product: MYGVCGCCGALRPRYKRLVDNIFPEDPEDGLVKANMEKLTFYALSAPEKLDRIGAYLSERLSRDVARHRYGYVCIAMEALDQLLMACHCQSINLFVESFLKMVRKLLESDKPSLQILGTNSFVKFANIEEDTPSYHRSYDFFVSRFSEMCHSGYEDPDIRTKIRMAGIKGLQGVVRKTVNDELQANIWDPQHMDKIVPSLLFNLQSGERTESRSPSPLQASEKEKESPVELTERCFRELLGRAAYGNIKNAVTPVLMHLDNHSLWEGKTFAVRCFKIIMYSIQSQHSHLVIQQLLGHLDANSKNSATVRAGIVEVLLEAAAIAASGSVGPTVLEVFNTLLRQLRLSVDYELTGSYDGSTNIGTKIIKAHEERQLQEAVIRTIGSFANTLPTYQRSEVMLFIMGKIPVPGIHLTLPSSDSGPEGTRMIQVMLLKSLVQVTAGFQTTNMLTALPSSFLEPLLSFSLTEDPEVRLLVLQILLSLIDRHENRPKFANMSSISDISVLKLKVDKCSRQDNLFMKKHAQQLYRHIYLGCKEESSGREHYETLFALLGLLSVELANEEVVVDLIRLALALQDLALSTDEALPVYNRCAVHALVAAYLNLICQLTTVPAFCQHIHEVIEVRQKESPYLLPEAVFVDSPKLHSSLDKVEGSVLFLQSKITESLGGSGYNTERLATPYVPQYTDEDRLSKRKSIGETISLQVEVESRNSPEKEERTPAEEITFETLKNAIVDSVGMEEQERERRRQVVEKFQKAPFEEIAAHCGARATQLQSKLNQIFEITIRPPPSPSGTISSGYGQSQSRSVPIYEMKFPDLCVY